The sequence ataaaatctatttGGGGGCTGCTCTTTCTTCTGATAGGCTTTCAGAAAACTCAAAACAATGTCCTGGTGGGTACTCACCCATGAGCCTCATCGTCTCCTTCCATTTCACAGTTGCTCTTGGCAACCCCAACCCATCCCAAAATACCCAAAAGACAGAATCAGACAATGCTTTGCCTTGCTTCAGCATCAATGGATGGCTCCGAGTTCTCAACCCTGCCCCGAGGGTGCTGGTAGCAGCAGACACAGTGGAGACAGTCCACTACATTGTGGGTGAAGAGTGAGCGCAACGGGTGCAAGTACTGGAAGAAAAGGAGCATGAAGCCAATGGAAATCAGATAAGCAATAATGAGCTGCAAGGCAATCAAGGAATGACAGTAATTCAGTAACACTTTCGCTCCAAAGAACTTAAAAACCAAGACCATGATCACATTCTCTAACAATCTCACACTATAGTGCAGGCCCATATGTCCCCAGTTCTGACCTTTCTCAACAAGGTCGCTGTCTGCTAACTTCAACTGCAAAGCTGACCAGCAAGAGAAGTTGATGCCAGCATAGAGAACGGTAACGGAAATCAACACCACTAAGGTGCCAAGTCGGCTGAAATTTTTCTCAATGTTATTGGGCATATGGGCACCACTCCTCCAGAACTTAACCCAAGGCTCAAAGAGGATAATCAGGAAGTTCAGCAATAAGAAGGGCACAGCCTTCAATTTCAAGGTGGCTGAAAAGAGCACGAGAATCATGAGGCGGGAGGTGATCTCCAATGTCCGCCAAATGGTGATGCACAGGACTTCTAGTGGACCAAGGCGAATCTTGTATTCATCGTACTTGATCTGGATAGCCAACATATTGCAGAGGGTAGCCCCATAGGTGACAGATATCAGGGAAAAGACTATTAGCAcagctgtaagaaaaaaaaagaaacagaagaaaatagatAATCAGTCAATGTTGGTGAAGCTTGTACTCTGACCCAGAGGTCCA is a genomic window of Phocoena sinus isolate mPhoSin1 chromosome X, mPhoSin1.pri, whole genome shotgun sequence containing:
- the XKRX gene encoding XK-related protein 2: MDRVFEIPEEPSVEPISSLEEDVIRGTNPRFTFPFGILFSTFLYCGEAASALYMVRIYRKNSETYWMAYTFSFFMFSSIMVQLTLIFVHRDLTKDKPLSLFIHLILLGPVIRCLEAMIKYLTLWKKGGQEEPYVSLTRKKMLINGEEVLIEWEVGHSIRTLAMHRSAYKRMSQIQAFLGSVPQLTCQLYVTLISADVPLGRAVLIVFSLISVTYGATLCNMLAIQIKYDEYKIRLGPLEVLCITIWRTLEITSRLMILVLFSATLKLKAVPFLLLNFLIILFEPWVKFWRSGAHMPNNIEKNFSRLGTLVVLISVTVLYAGINFSCWSALQLKLADSDLVEKGQNWGHMGLHYSVRLLENVIMVLVFKFFGAKVLLNYCHSLIALQLIIAYLISIGFMLLFFQYLHPLRSLFTHNVVDCLHCVCCYQHPRGRVENSEPSIDAEARQSIV